The segment CCAAATGAACAAATGCAGTGTTGACGGCTCAGATGCCTGTTTGTTTGTCTGTCTTGTCTATGTTGTGTATTGCTATATACCTACATGTCTataaatgtatgtatgtgtgtatgtatgtgtgtatgtatgtgtgtgtgtatgtgtgtgtgtatgtgtatatgtatatatatatatatatatgtatgtatgtatgtatgacaTTATATATACCGACATctatacatatacatgtaGGTACGTACCCAACACCATTAACATATACCAACatgtaaagtaaagtaatgtaatgtaatgcaATGTATTACTTTTGTCCCTTGTAGTTTTACACTCTCGCCTCTAGATTTACATCATGTacatttatttcattttgttgCCTTTCCATTCCCTTTCATTCCTCTCTCAATTCCTTTCTTCATACAGACAGACTCCAGAGTATCAGATATACTATACTAAATAGGTACACTACAAGCTGGCACATAATATATAACACaatataacataacataacataacataacatacgACTTCAATACAAcccaacacaacacaataaTACAGTACAAtacatacccatacccataactatatatatatatatatacaaaaaaacctacacacacacacaccctcACACCTTCCATCCCCCAACATCATCACCCAAACCCCCAATTATaaacaatcccaatccccTTGCCATACCTTGCCAAGTACATACCAAGTACATACcaagtacatacatacctattACCCAAATACCCAAATACCCcaagtacctacctacctacctacctacctacctacctacctacctacctacctacctacctacctacctacctacctacctacctacactACATCCCACCCAGTCCCTCCCTCTTACCTAACAGaaatcacacacacacatcacTTCGGCCGGCTCCTTGCTTCCCATGATACTCTAAATCGGTAAACCCCCAACCCGAAATCTTGGTCCTGCCGAGTGTCTAGATCGATGCATGTGACAAGAAAGAATGTAATCATCGATGGAAGATGAATTAATACACTGATGTAATTGGTGATTGTgttgaaggaaagaaaaatgctGAACGATAGCTTACTCCATACTCGGGCGGGAGATGGTCTTCGTACTGTATTCAAGGATACCGAGGTTTCAGCAAGCACGGTGGTCCCTAACAATTTCTTGATGAGTAAAAGATGTTGGATTAATGTACCAATATGCTCATTCCTGCATGAACAAGATTGTGTTGTGGATAATGGTTGGGATTTGAAATCTTCACGACCTAGGTACATATTTACATtccacacatcacatcacaatcaAAGTTCAAAAACCATCCGTTTAaagttggatttggagggtTATATCATTGTGGTAAAAAAATCGACTCATACTAAAATGTGTCGTCATATTTCTCATAAACTTTTGCCTATTGCAAAAGGAGATTTTTAATATCCCATTCCATGACTCCCCCTGGCCCAAATACAAATCGAAACGTACTACATTTATTGACCAGCGATGGCATGAGCACGTCTGCGGTCTCTCTCCTCAGCAATGGTGAGCTTAACACCCTTACCCTTTGGAAGGGAGATCCATGGCTTCTCAGCTCCGATGACGAAAACGTTGCTCTCACGGGTAGCGAAAGAGTTGTCTATGGCATCCTTGATGTGGACAATGTTGAAACCTCCATCGTGACGTTCACGGTGAGTGATAACACCAACACGTCCCATGTTGCGACCACCAGTAGCCATGGCGATGACACCAGTGTCGAACTTGATGAAGTCGGTGATCTTTCCGGTAGCAAGGTCAATCTTGACGGTGTCGTTGACCTTGATGGATGGGTCTGGGTAACGGATACTAGAAATTTTATTAGCATCTCTGGGGGgataaaaaaattcaaaccGTTGATCTAGCAGAATTTGTGTCGGAGGGGATCGACCAAAGCTTGGACCAACGGCTGAATGATGTCTGACAGAACTTACGTTCTAGCATCGTGCGTGACCAAGAATGGGATTCCGCCCTTGCCCAATTGCACTCTCTTGACTTTTCCGAGCTTGTATTCGGCCTCCTCAGCTTGGATACGGTGAACGGTGAAACGTCCCTTGGTGTCGTAAACCAAACGGAAGTTCTCGCTGGTCTTCTCAATACCGATAACATCCATGAAACCGGCTGGGTAGGTGGCATCGGTGCGAACCTTGCCGTCGACCTTGATCAAACGTTGCATAACGATTGCCTTGGTCTCACGGGAGTTGAGAGCATACTTGAGACGGTTACGGATGAAGACGATAAGAGGCATGCAGTCTCTAAGCTTGTGTGGACCGGCGGAAGGACGAGGAGCATAGGCACCGGACAATTTGTCCAAGAGCCAGTGGTTTGGCGCGCTCAAGCGCTTTTGGTGCTTCTTTCTATGCGACAAAAAATGTTAGTAAATGTCTGAGATGTGCTGGgctgtatgtatatatatatttttgcgAAAATTGGATGAGGTGATTGAACAGAGCGACCGTAGAATAGTTCATCGTTGGCAATTGTAGCTTTCGAATGATCGACGAGTCCCAATATCACCAAATCCCCATATCTCCCAATGTCATTGCCAATACCAATCGACTGAATTTCAAATCGATTGAGAAAGTCGACACGGTCTTTTCGCAGCTCAataaaataacaataaagGAAAAGGCTGTGCTTACGGTCCTCTACCCATGGTTGCGTCTCTGTGTGTATGGAGAAACAAGTATTGGGGGTGGTTGTTGTCGTCGAAGTTgtcgaaagaaaaagttcTAAAATCCAAATTGAAGACTTTCTCAAAAGTTCCTCCCAGATTTGTGCGCTATCTTAAGCGAGGCTGTGGATATCGTGCCTGAAATATAAGGCGTAGATAGACCCTCACCACTGCTTCACTTATCTTCATCACGGGCTCACGCATTCCCTTTACCCCACCATTTAATGGGTATCTTCTCGCGGTAGCTCACGATTCTCGTACGTGTATTCCTCCTCTTGCATCgtctctttattatataaatgcAGTAAACAGAAGCAGGAGAACAGAATATCGAAGCAAGAAAGGCATTGGAATATGGTTTGAATCGATGGTGAACGATCATTTCCTAGTGAATTGTATCTTGGCATGTATAACCTCGATCCTTCGACAGCGCAGAACAGCGCAGAACGGGAAAGGGAATAGTTCCAtcacatttcacatctcAATACAATGTCAAAGTCTGGCAACAATACTTCTATGCATCAGGTATGCATATGATCCTCGCGGATTTCAAACCGCCCTTCTTGTGAAATCTTCTGCCATTTGAGTATTCGAAAAGatctttgtttcttctcaatGCTTGCTTTTTTGCACCTCCGTCGTTTGTTTGCAAGTGCTAGGGAGCGCAGCTCTTGAAATTGGGTTGAAGACAAGACAAACGACAAACGCATTGAAAACATTGGTATACAGAGGATGAAACGTTCTTTCCGTCTggtttttctctttctttctctctgtctctcgCGTtcactttttctttggaaGCTAGCGTTGATCATTCACTTCTaactccacctccacctacaccaaatcaaccacaaccctttctcttcctttttctatttttcaaactttcaatctccaacaacttccaacttctcacttccttttctccttcaGCCAATATCAGTGCCTCTGTTTGTAATACTGATTTGTTTTCTATCTCGTCATTAGTTGCCAGGGAACGGAAACATCGATTTCTCTGAAGCTATCGTTTCTCGAGTTGACTACATCTCACCATTCGATTCCTCTGTCATTTGATAGATCAAACCCTTGATTTACGTATCACTCTATTTTCCAGCCAAGTAGCTTCTTTTCTGCTAAAGGGAGAGGAGTTTCAGTCGGTACCCAGGACAAAGGTTTGCAAAGtttgaatcttcatcttccacgGAATCCCCAGCGAAGCTACGAAGCTAACAATTTTCTTCAGACTCAGAAATCATTTCTATATTCAAGGTTGATCTCCTCATTTCATGTTTGCATTCACAACCTCGTAATCGCAACGATGACGACCACGACGACCATGACTCCCAGACTCCCAGCTATTCAGGTCAAACCTGAAGTTAGTGAATCAGATCAAATCGTATTGCGCATTGACAACATACAGCCCGGGACCACAATATCTGATTTGATCAGTAATCTGGAAAAGCAAGGTAGCATTGTGTATGTCGAGATATTTGCAGACAACATTCAAAGAGGAAAAGTGACATTCTCACCTGCTCCGAGCCCTTTCTGGCGAAGTGGTCAATATCCAATCACCACTGCGGTTGGCAACACTTATGATGTTAAAATCCGGCTCGATGCTACCccaagaagaggaggaacCGTGAGAAGCCCCTTCAGGAATATTTTTTACCCTGAAAAGACGAAACTTGTTTCTTCTACTCTTCAGCTCGGGGTCATGATAGAGCCGGAATGTATGATGCCTATGGAGACTCTGAAATCCCAGGAACCTGGCGATCTTACACTCACATTGAATCTGAGGCGTAAAGAACTTGAAGCTCATTTCACAGTGCATCTTGTGGATCCACGAACTCATGGTGACATTGATTTCCCTAGTAAATCTGAGGTTGGGGAGTATAATCGCCGTGAGAAATACATGTTCACTATACCTTTTGGTCAGTTGAAGTCAATTCAGAAGATTGATCTTAGAGGAGGAAACTTTTCACTCTTGATGTCTTTAGATAGTCCGCCTAGATTCTTCCGCTGGCGGAATGATGGACAGGCACCTCAATCAGGAGTGCTATCATGGAATCAATGGGATAATTGGTTTCGGCAAAccgatattgaatttgaccCTTTTATCATTGAATCTCAACCAGTCGCTTTACACAAGAAGAGGCCAGTCATTGATATTGGTAATTTATACTTAAGGTACTTCTATTTCAAGAGCTAAACTAACTTGTATAGGTCGCTGGACTACCTACCGCTGGACTTTCAATAATGGCCAATGTCCCCCAgataaatttcaaatggtTCAGGCGGCTCTCCAAGATTTCAACATCGATATGATCTCTCtgaatagcttcaatttgatgCCAATGCGTAAAGCCGAGCTATGGTCTCTCATAGACCCATGTGAGGCCAAAACTACACAAGCTGGCCTCCGTTCTCTTGATCCAAGCAGTGTCAAAGTAAATCTACCATTTGAAGTAAGATATCAATTGGAAGTGTGCATTTCTAGGGAGATTGTCAATGAATACAATATAGACGAAAAGTTCATAAATTCCTTAGCCGAATTATCTGCACAAGATCCAGCCAAGGCAAGGAATTTACTGGAGTACGTCGCCGAGCATTACAGCTCCAAACGCCTATACGACCCTTCGTCTATTTTTACCAACAGTGAAGCTTTGTCGTTTTCTGCCTTGACTGATATTCCCCATTATTGTGCCTTTTCACGAAAAGCTACAGTAACACCGACTTCAATCTTATTCAATTCACCTACTGTTGAAACTACCAACAGAGTTTTGCGACACTACTCGAAGGAGAACCAAGAAGGTCGATTTTTACGTGTTCAGTTTACTGATGAAAAGTTCGAGGTGAGTTTCCTTCACAGTTCCCCTCTGTGCTTCCCTTATTGATAAACGCAGGGCCGGATCAATTCATGTGCCGATAAGATTCGTAATGATGCAATATTCACAAGAGTTTTTAGGGTGATCAGTAATGGCATTCGTATTGGTGATAGGCACTACGAGTTTTTAGCCTTTGGAAACTCTCAATTTCGAGAGAATGGCGCATACTTCTTTTGTCCATCTGCCAATTTATCTTGCAACGATATTCGCCAATGGATGGGGACTTTTTCCCACATCAATGTAGTTGCAAAGTATGCTGCGAGACTTGGCCAGTGTTTCTCAACAACTAGAGCTATTAAAGGTCTTTCCGCGCCCGACATCGTGAAGATTCCTGATATTGAAAGGGGTAGGTACTGCTTCACTGATGGAGTTGGCAAGATCTCACCTTATCTTGCTCAAATGATTGCTTCTGAACTAAAGCTACGTGTCGACTTAGCACCATCGGCTTTTCAATTTAGACTGGGTGGCTGCAAAGGCATATTAGTCGTTTCTCCTGATGCGAAAGATAATGAAGTCCATATTCGCAAAAGTCAGCAAAAGTTCACAGCTGCATACAATGGTCTCGAAATCATTCGATGTTCACAATTCTCCTCTGCTACTCTTAATAGGCAAACTATCACTATCCTTTCAGCACTTGGAGTCAAGGATGAAGTATTCTTGAAGATGCTATCCAGGCAACTTTCTGACTATCAGAGTGCAATGAGCAACAACGCCATTGCACTTGGCCTCCTTAACAGATACATTGATGATAATCATATGACCATCAATATTGCTGGTATGATATTGAATGGTTTCATGTCAGAAAAAGAACCATTTGTTCTATCTTTGCTCCATCTATGGAGAGCATGGTCGATCAAACTCCTAAAGGAGAAGGCAAAGATTATAGTTGAGAATGGAGCTTTCGTGCTTGGTTGTGTTGATGAAACGAACACTCTCAGGGGTTATACCAAGCCAACAGTGGCATACGGTACGACTTACAAAGAAACCGAGTTGCCCCAAATTTTTATCCAAGTTCCTGATAGAGAGAACACCACTCAATACAATGTCATTGAAGGAATTTGCCTCGTCGGACGAAatccatctcttcatccTGGTGATCTTAGGGTTGTCCAAGCCGTAAACATACCAGCTTTGCACCACTTGCGGGACGTCGTTGTGTTCCCTCAAAGTGGCGAAAGAGACGTGCCTAGCATGTGTTCTGGTGGCGATTTAGATGGTGATGACTTTTTTGTCATATGGGATAAGGATCTCCAACCAACAGAATGGAATTGTGAGCCAATGAGCTACGCAGCCTTAGATCCTGTAGCGCTTAAACGACCTGTTGTTGTGACAGACTTGCAAAAGTTTTTTGTGAAATACATGAAGAACGATTCCTTGCCGAGTATAGCCCATGCTCATCTGGCACAGGCTGATTATCAGAAGCAAGGTATCAAGGATCCCAAATGTAAGCATCTTAATTACGCTCCTGCTTTTGTCATTTTACTTTGATACTAATGCCAAATTCAGGTCTCAAGCTCGCGGAACTACATTCCAAGGCCGTTGACTACGTTAAGACTGGTCAACCGGCTACAATGCAAAAATATCTAGCCCCTCCAAAATGGCCACATTTTATGGAAAAGATCCATCAGCCTGCATCAAAACAGTATCATTCCCAGAAAATTCTTGGTCAATTGTACGACAAGGTTGAGAGCGTTGATTTCGTACCACAATACGAAGAACCTTTTGACAAACGTATTTTGAGGGCTTACGAATTGGACAATGCCACTCTGAAGGCCGCTCGTCAGACGAAGACTAAATATGACACTGCTATGCGAAGAATTCTAGCCCAACAAGACATCAAGACTGAATTCGAAGTATGGTCAACATTTATCCTTTCAAAACCAAAGGTCGGAAGTGACTATAAGCTTCAGGAAGACATGGCAGTAATCACCGGTGCACTCAAAGATAGATTTCGCTCGGTATGCATCAATACAGCTGGGGGTAAAGACTTTTCAATCCTGGGGCCGTTTGTTGCTGCCATGTACAAAGTGACAAAAGAAGAACTCGACATCGCATTGGCTGAATGTCGTACAATGAGAACGGTTAACGGAATAAAGGTTCCAAAGCGAAGAATGAGACCTGAATCAATGCCATTGATAAGTTTCCCATGGTTGTTCGAGAAGGAGTTGGGCAGAATTGCTACTGGCATTGAAGCCATAGATGACTTCGAAAAAATAAGATTCTCTACCTTCAGCATCGAGAAGCCTCATGTCACAGTGCTGAATCGTCAGCCGCAGCTCTCTAAGCAGGATGAAGATTTTGTCAAGCAAGAAAACGGTGTTATTGTTCACCGTGGTGAAACTCTTGACTTATTCCCGGAGAATTCGGACAATGATTTTCCTTGGGACTCTGACGCGAGGTCTGATACTTCTTTGCCAGACTTTGTATTCGTTGCTCAACCAGGGTCAGGAAATGGAGCAGAGTCTACTAGAGTCGAAGCTTCTTCCAAAGACATGAACCAGACTTCCACGCTTCAAGACAGTGTACTTCCCCAAAACTTGCAAAGCCAAAACCAGACATCAAAAGATACAGAGCACGGAGAATTAGCCAATACAACAAATTCTACTAACGAGGAAATTCTtacaccatcttcatcagcCAAAAATTCCTCTCCAGAAGCCCCTGTTATCACAGCCGAGTCCGATCAAAGCCTCGTTGATAATGAAGAGACCGAAGTACATGTCGAGATCGTGGAAAATGTCGTTCGCGAGCAGTCTATGATAGACAAACTTTCGGCTTTTGCGGACTAATCAATCGACTCTCTCATAAACTTTCCAAGAAATCTCAAACCTCCTCACTTGATGGAGATTTTTATTGACtttctatctacctatctttctcttttcctttctttctctatttTTCCTCCCCACCGCTCGTTTAAGAGTTTCCAGAAGTGTATTTCACTGCGTTGAAATTACACTATTTCGTGATGCAAAGCTTAGCTTTGCTCCAAAAAAATCCTCGAGATGTTGACGGAACAGCATGGATGACTCAGTGTGCAAGGGGGGGGTTTTTTTCACTCCCCCAAGAGggtttctattttattagCGAGGGAGGAATTAAGTGAGCGGATCTGAAAACTTGTTACCGCAACCTAGCGAGCGAGGGATCATTCAGTGTGCAATCTTACGATCAATGAATTAATGAAAATTATGATATACCATCATTGCTCTCTGTACAATGCCGATTTGagctttttgattgaatttcgTGAAAATGTCTGATTACATGTTGTGCGATTCACCGCCTCTCCCCCTGTTCTTCGTTTTCTCGTAGCCGAGGGATTAACAGGCCATTTGCAGATCGAATGAATGGACGATTGATAGAATATACACTTTTCCTCTACTGAACTGACACTTTCAAAGTCATTATATACATAATTCGAAATTTAGAAAAAGACATCTGTCACACAAAGGGAAGATACataatagaatttcaaatggcATGAGCCTTTCTTATACAATTGGTAAATGCAacttttatcttttaaaacAACTGGGTATGTAACTAATCCTTAGATATAGCCCTTAAGAACTGCAGCTTCTGCATTCAATATCGAAGAACCAGCAGCTCCGATAACCGCTGTAAATGGTGTTAGTCCTTGAGCATTGTAGAATTGAAGGCGGGAAGAAGACTTACTGTTATGACTCAAGGCCACAAATTTGAGATCAAAGATTCCGCTATCATCCTCTCGGACTCTTCCAACACTGACCGTATAACCATTCTGTGTATTGCGATCCAATCTTGGTTGTGGTCTATCCGGTTCTTCCATGACGGCAATCGCTGGCTCTGGTGCTGACGGACATCCCAATGTCTGCGCCTCACTTACATATTCCCTCATAGCTTTCTTGACCTCTTCCGCGGTAGGTTTAGGTCCATCGCGGTTCTTGAAACGGAGAGACACACAAGCCATGTGTCCATCTAGAACTGCGACTCTGTTGCAAGCCGctgaaatcttcaattctgaTTGATCCTCGAATCCAGTGACTTCAGGATTGACTCTTCCGAGAATCTTCTGTGCCTCCGTCTCTAATTTGTCTTCCTCGCCGGAGATGAATGGAACAACGTTGTCGAGAATATCCATACTGCTCACACCTGGATAACCAGCACCGCTAACGGCTTGCATGGTGACTACGCTCACTTGGTCGACTTCTCCGAAAGCCTTTTGTATGGCGGCGAAGGGAATGACTATGCCGATGACTGCGCAGTTGGAGTTGCAGACGAGGAAACCCTTCTTTAAGGAATGGGCGCGACGTTGGTGGGGAATAAGATCGAAATGGGGAAGGTTGACGGTAGGGACGATGAGAGGAACAATGGGATCGCGGCGGTAGTTTTTGGCGTTGGAGAAGACGGCCAATTCAGCCTTCATAAATTCCATCTCTAGATTGACAGTTCAAGTAAGCATTGCCCTCAACAACTTTGTCGTCTCATAATTGGAATTTCCCAAAGGACAAGGAAGTGTAAAAGTATTCGAGGGTCTCATACCAATGTCACCAGCAACATCAGCATCCAATCCACTGAACACAATGTCACAATCCGCAAACTCGCTTGCTTTGCATTCTTTAACGACCAAATCGCCAATCTCGGCGGTCATAGGAAAAGCTTGTTTCCATTTGACGGCATCTTTGTACTTCTTTCCTGCTGATCGCGAAGAAGCTCCTACGGCGTGGAGTTTAAAATATGGATGTTGAGcaagaaggagaatgaaTCTTTGACCGACGGAACCGGTGCATCCAAGTACACCTAGAGCAGCTCAATTAGTGTATGCCATGCGGGAAGCTCAAAGGGGAAGGTAGGTAGTGAAGATAAACGTAGAGTCGTGGGAGTTCGAGAGTTCTGAGGAGGGGTATGTTTGAGTTGACTAACCACAACGCTTGGTAGGGAATTCAGTAGCCATGATGTGCAGTTTGATCTGACAATGAAAAATGAGATCTTGGTATCTGTTGCGATAATCCAGAAAAAGCGAATATATGGAAGATATGACAGTTTAAAAGGTTTACAGAGTGTGACTGTTTACAATGTAACGGAAATCATAGTGGGGGTGGAGAGTAAGGCTGGACTATTTTTTCTGTGGGGTGCCGACCTCGGGCATGCAAGGCTGAAAATATTTCTTCGTGTAAATATGACGAGATTTTGCCACATACAAATTgggttggaaatggaatcaGTTAAAGTCATATTGCAAAAATACTGATACGATGGTCAAATCTGCCATTTGGAGGCCTTCGAATGATACAAACAACAAAGCTATTAGCAACACATCTCGCTCTCGAGGAGCTACCCAAGACTAATCTCTGCCTTTCATATAAAGGTCGACAAATCATCAGGGTAGAGTGGGTTCATTATTTTGAGTTGTAGCTAATTTTTCTATtatacatccatccccatGCGTCATAATCGTCAAGTTTGGGTCCTTAATATTGACTTGCTGTGTTCTGGCACGCTTTCTGTAAGGAAACTGTTAGCTTTACTTGGGTCCAGAAAGATTACAAGTTCGTCCATACCAATTGCTCCAAGTACCAGTTGCAGATGGACATGTTTCCTTGGTTCTCGTCCATGCAGTTGGTAAAGCTCTTGACCTGGAAGCCACAGTTTGGTTCGCCAAATTGGTTCTTCTCTTGACCTTGGGATGCGACGGCATTGTCCTGAGCTGCTTCGGGTGCGCTAGATCCACCGCCGAAGAAACCTGTAATGGCATGACCTAATGAAGATCCGATGGCGACACCTCTGCACAAAAGAGATCAGCATTTAACTTTGGAAATGATATCTGGCGCATTGCAAACTCACGCTGCAGTGCTAGCTACTTGTCCAAGCAAACCTGGACCAGAAGAACCTTGAGCTTGTGGAGCGCCTGCTTGTGCTTGAGGAGCGGCTGGGGGAGCTGCACCTGCTGGCCTTGGTGGGTATGCAGCAGTGGTTGCTGGCCGGGTTTGCTGGGCGGAAGGTGAAGGTCTGCTTGGGGCCGAGACAGTTGGTCGAGATGGGGCGCTTCCCCTTCCTGATCTTCCTTGACGAGGCATATTTAGTTGAGTTGATGGAGTGAGAGAAATAGATTGAAAGTTTTAGGTGTGATTGTACGATTTTGCCTGGAGAattgttgaagttgttgaataCCGGCCAATGAGATACTTGACAATTTAATCCCGGAATGTAATCCGTTCCAGAGGCGCTAGTACAAGTTGGGTTAGTTCAGCCTTAATCCATctgtacctacctacctagcacGTGCCCAGGCAATACGGAATGGATGATTCTAGATGGCCAAACTTtatggatgaagaggaagaggatattCAAAAGAGATAGACAGATGGCATTTATTTTGTCATGAACAACAGAACTTGAatcttggaagaagaatatttattatttctttccttcataaATCTAGATACTTATTGCCCAATAACTCAAACCCTAAAGCTATCCTATTTTGCCGTGACAAATCATGGTATCATCCCTACGCCAATTCCATAAACGCCCTTTTAGATGTGCATACATCCGATGActttcatatccatatccatatcctaTTTACCAAATACTTCTagttcttgctcttgctcttaGCCTTCTTAGATTTGctctttgtcttcttctcctgGGTTTCCCTCTTAGTTTTTTTGGatttagaattagaattagagGAACTATCCTCGGTTGGCTCGACCGGTGTTGCTGCTACCTTTGCAGTCTTGGACTTTTTGCTTTTATGTGCTGCGGGTGCAGGTTCATTGGAAGAGCCGGAAGACGAACCGGAACCATCAGATTCATCTGAGGTTTTTGA is part of the Botrytis cinerea B05.10 chromosome 1, complete sequence genome and harbors:
- the Bchom2 gene encoding Bchom2 — translated: MATEFPTKRCGVLGCTGSVGQRFILLLAQHPYFKLHAVGASSRSAGKKYKDAVKWKQAFPMTAEIGDLVVKECKASEFADCDIVFSGLDADVAGDIEMEFMKAELAVFSNAKNYRRDPIVPLIVPTVNLPHFDLIPHQRRAHSLKKGFLVCNSNCAVIGIVIPFAAIQKAFGEVDQVSVVTMQAVSGAGYPGVSSMDILDNVVPFISGEEDKLETEAQKILGRVNPEVTGFEDQSELKISAACNRVAVLDGHMACVSLRFKNRDGPKPTAEEVKKAMREYVSEAQTLGCPSAPEPAIAVMEEPDRPQPRLDRNTQNGYTVSVGRVREDDSGIFDLKFVALSHNTVIGAAGSSILNAEAAVLKGYI
- the Bcmix17 gene encoding Bcmix17 gives rise to the protein MPRQGRSGRGSAPSRPTVSAPSRPSPSAQQTRPATTAAYPPRPAGAAPPAAPQAQAGAPQAQGSSGPGLLGQVASTAAGVAIGSSLGHAITGFFGGGSSAPEAAQDNAVASQGQEKNQFGEPNCGFQVKSFTNCMDENQGNMSICNWYLEQLKACQNTASQY